In Candidatus Acidiferrales bacterium, the genomic window TGCTGCGCCGCGAAGGGCTCAGCGCCCAACGCGTGCGCACCTGGAAAACCTCGACCGATCCGGCTTTCGACCGTAAAAAAAACGCATCCGGGCGCTCTATCGGCGCTGTCCGCCGCACAGCGCGGTAGTTTGTTTCGACGAATGGGGCCCGTTGGAACTGAAGCCCATCGGCGGCGTCGCCTGGGCCCGGCAGCGGCAGCCGCAACGGGTGCGCGCTACCTACCGCCGTCTGAAAGGCATCGAACAATTTCTCGGCTTCTATGACGTGCACGCCGATTGTTTGAACGGTCTGTTCCGCCGCCGGAAGCGCATTGTGGAAGTCTCCGAAGCCTTCCGCCGGCTCCGGCGGTGCTATCCCCGGAAGCGGCTGTTCGTGATTTTGGACAACCTGCACAACGTCCATGACCATCCGCGCTTCCTGGCTTTGCTGCGGCGTCTGCGCATCCACCCCGTGTGGACTCCCACCGAAGCTTCGTGGATCAACTTGATCGAAGCGCAGTTTGGAGTCCTGAAGCGCTTCACTGTGGCCCACACCGATGACCCCAGTCATGCCGTCCGCCGCCGACGCATCTACCGCTATCTCCGCTACCGCCATCGAAAACTCCACAACCTGCATCATCCCCTACATCGCCTCCGTTCCCTTAGCCCCATCAAGTTGGAATAGCACTAGGAAGTAGTTCCAGCTCCAACGTGCGTGCACTGGCTTCTCTGGGGCGAGCCCACGTTCCATGGCTAAGGCGTTCGGAAAGACAAAGTCACCGCTCGCATGAGTGGAGATTGCGAGCACACTGCTGCGCCTTGCGCGTCCTGGTTTTCACTTCAAGGACGGGGCAGAAGATGCCTGCGAAAATCCGGGCCGTTTGCGACGTTGACTTGAAAGGGAGTCCCCTATGAAGGGATCTGGTGGCAGCCGAGTGTTGATGTTGCTGGAGAACAATACCTATCCGCAGGACCCCCGGGTGCAACAGGAGGCCAGAGCACTGGTGGATTCCGGTCACCAAGTATCGGTCATTTGCCCCTCCAACGGGAGCCAGCCTTGGCACGAAACAATTGACGGAGTTCATGTTTACCGGTTCCCGGCTCCGCCCGCCGCCAATTCCTTTCTGGGCTATTTCTGGGAGTACGGATACTCCATGTTCGCGACTTTAGTCATCTCGTTGTTCGTGTTGTTTAAGAAGGGTTTTGACGTGGCACACCTGCACAACCCCCCGGATACCCTCGTTTTGATTGCGGCGCTCTACAAACTGATGGGGAAACGTTTTGTATTCGATCAGCACGATCTGAGTCCAGAGCTGTATTACGCTCGCTTCAACAACAGGGGCAATCAATTCGTCTATCGAGTGCTCGTTTTCTTCGAGAA contains:
- a CDS encoding transposase yields the protein MELKPIGGVAWARQRQPQRVRATYRRLKGIEQFLGFYDVHADCLNGLFRRRKRIVEVSEAFRRLRRCYPRKRLFVILDNLHNVHDHPRFLALLRRLRIHPVWTPTEASWINLIEAQFGVLKRFTVAHTDDPSHAVRRRRIYRYLRYRHRKLHNLHHPLHRLRSLSPIKLE